Proteins from a single region of Vigna radiata var. radiata cultivar VC1973A unplaced genomic scaffold, Vradiata_ver6 scaffold_108, whole genome shotgun sequence:
- the LOC106754420 gene encoding probable serine/threonine-protein kinase PBL7, whose amino-acid sequence MGWIPCSGSSNTKKKLKKRLEKMEVQNSLVDPIKTTPGKLKRNSSMNSKDSTKNGNPDHIAAQTFSFRELATATRNFRAECLLGEGGFGRVYKGRLENINQIVAIKQLDRNGLQGNREFLVEVLMLSLLHHPNLVNLIGYCADGDQRLLVYEFMSLGSLEDHLHDISPGKKQLDWNTRMKIAAGAARGLEYLHDKANPPVIYRDLKCSNILLGEGYHPKLSDFGLAKLGPVGENTHVSTRVMGTYGYCAPEYAMTGQLTLKSDVYSFGVVLLEMITGRKAIDNSRSAGEQNLVAWARPLFKDRRKFSQMADPMLQGQYPSRGLYQALAVAAMCVQEQANMRPVIADVVTALSYLASQKYDPNTQTVQSSRLAPGTPPRTKRG is encoded by the exons aTGGGTTGGATTCCCTGTTCTGGAAGTTCAAACACTAAGAAGAAGCTAAAGAAGAGGTTAGAGAAGATGGAAGTGCAGAACAGTCTTGTTGATCCGATCAAAACCACCCCAG GGAAGTTGAAGAGGAATTCATCCATGAATTCCAAAGATTCCACTAAAAATGGAAACCCGGATCACATTGCTGCACAGACATTCTCATTCCGTGAGTTGGCAACTGCTACTAGAAACTTCAGAGCTGAATGTCTTTTGGGTGAGGGAGGCTTTGGCAGAGTCTACAAGGGGCGTTTGGAAAATATTAATCAA ATTGTTGCAATTAAACAACTTGACCGAAATGGACTACAAGGGAACAGAGAATTCCTTGTTGAAGTTTTGATGTTAAGTCTTCTTCACCACCCTAACCTTGTCAACCTGATTGGTTATTGTGCTGATGGAGATCAAAGGCTTCTAGTTTATGAATTTATGTCATTAGGATCATTGGAAGACCACTTACATg ATATTTCTCCTGGGAAGAAACAACTTGACTGGAACACGAGGATGAAAATAGCTGCTGGGGCTGCAAGGGGATTGGAATATTTACATGACAAAGCTAATCCTCCTGTCATATACCGTGATTTAAAATGCTCCAACATTTTGCTTGGTGAAGGGTATCATCCAAAGTTATCTGATTTTGGTCTGGCTAAACTTGGCCCTGTGGGGGAAAACACCCATGTATCAACAAGGGTTATGGGAACCTATGGATATTGTGCACCAGAGTATGCAATGACAGGTCAACTGACTCTGAAATCAGATGTCTATAGCTTTGGTGTTGTTCTTCTGGAAATGATTACTGGAAGGAAAGCAATTGACAATTCAAGATCTGCAGGAGAACAGAATCTTGTTGCATGG GCCAGACCCTTGTTCAAAGATCGAAGAAAATTCTCACAAATGGCTGATCCGATGCTCCAAGGTCAATACCCTTCAAGAGGGCTATACCAGGCCCTTGCTGTTGCAGCTATGTGTGTTCAGGAGCAGGCCAATATGCGTCCAGTTATAGCTGATGTTGTCACTGCTTTGAGTTACCTTGCGTCACAAAAATATGATCCCAATACACAGACTGTACAAAGCTCTCGCCTTGCTCCTGGAACTCCTCCTAGAACCAAGAGGGGATAG